In Miscanthus floridulus cultivar M001 chromosome 8, ASM1932011v1, whole genome shotgun sequence, the sequence TTCGCCATGTTCTTCAGTTTTCTATAAATTTTCAGATTTAAGGGCGTTCTGAAAGCCAGTAAATTTATAGGGCAgaccagtgccggaggctcccacatgagtggggtctgggtaagggaaaaaccgaggcaagcctcccccgcaaaatctgtggagaggctgcttcgaacccgtgacctggtgactcagtgagacagctctcaccactttATAATGAATGTTTTTAAAAAAACACAAATGATTATGCCAAAACATATTCCATTTGACAAAACAAAGTATCTAGTAGTTACATCATTCCAATTTCTAACAAGTCGGCATCTGTTGATGCACTGAAATCTCAGAAGCTGATAAATGCACTGAAATCTCAAAAACATATGACAGTATCATGCCTGATAAATTAAGTTAATGACTAAAAATAGCCCAGGTTAACAACAGTTCTTtgtccaccaagaagaaagtttttttttttctcgaacacgcaggagagctgcgtatcattgtattagtaGAAGAAAAATGAGTCATACATAGACCCAAACACACACACCCACACCTCCACACCTTCCCTGTTTTCTAACCAAGAAGAAAAGTTAACGCAGTTAGTCAAGGTAAAGGAATGGAGAATTATGGAGATTGGAAACAAGAGATGGTGCCAACCAACACAGCTGCATTGAGCTATAATGAATAGTGTGAAACTAAGAAATTCGATATCCAAGATGTAATTCTTACTTTGCTACAGAGCAATGGTTGAAAAGTTGCAACAAAACACAGAAAGGAACACATAACAATATCAGCAAATCTGACTAATCCAGCAAGAAAATGACAAAAAATAACCCTGTTACTATGAGTCTTGCAAACAAGTCACTCGAGTTTAAAAGTTAGTACCTTCCTAAGCAGAATAGCAACATCAGCCTCAGCCTGTGGATCTTCAATCGATTGGCTACCACACTCAGTGCACCGAACATTGTGGCTTATATTTCTCGCACGATTTTCAATGATCTGCCTCTGTTTGACGTCATCCTCAGCTGCCATAGTAAAATTCAATGTACTTGATCTGTATTACAGTAGTCAGTTAACAAGGGATAGAGCCTGAAAGAAAAGAAATTAAGCAAACAGGTGAAGTAATAACTAATAACTTGTGACGTGGCTCGATGACATGACAAGAGTTGCACAGAAACAAATTGCATCATCTCTTGTTCAAAAATAACAGTCAACAAAACCGTCGATCAGGAATACCAAATAACGCATCCTAACCACCTATCCTATAAATGACTAACAAAGTTCAACAGATTACAGCTGACCCAACCAAGTGCTGACACAAGAGAAGATATGATCATCAATTTGATGAGGGAGCACTGCAAATTTGCATTTGCCCGCCAGAAAATATACGAAAGAGCATATGCACGCATGCTTCTCACTTCATTAACACTGGTTATCCTCCAAATCTTTCCCTTCATATCCAACCACAAGATGCTTCAATTTTCATTAATAAATTGTAAGGTTTAAATTGCAGGTTTGAGTACTAAAGGTAAAATTTTGGACCCTTTTATCCGAATTCAAAATTATGTAGACTATGAACAGGAAGTTTGCACTGCGAACCAAAAACTTAGAACCTGGTGTTTGAACTATACGCAGAAACTTCACCTTGCGGCTCTAGCAAGGGGAGGGTTTTACTGAGAACGAAGGGCATATGAGGAGCGGCGAAGAGGCGGCGCTCAGGTAGCTAGGGAGGATTATGAACGCGGACTCAGCGTGTAGTTGGAGACGATGAGGCAGCGGACGAGCTGCCGCGATAGAGGAGCGCACGAGTCGACGGGAGGGGGACGGATGGAATGCGAGACGATCAAGGGGCACTGGAGCTCACTGGGCGGCTCGAGGCCGCCGTCTCCTTAGCGTTACTGCGCCTGCACGAAGTCGGCCACCGCCGCTCGCCGTGAACAACGAAAAAACCACCATTCATCACAAATCAGACATGTATAAATCCCAAATCAGGCAATAGTTTCAAATTCCAAACTTTTCCATCTACTAGTTATTACCAACAGGCATGTAATCCCACACTAAAAGACATCCCCAACTGGACAATCGATCGAATCCTCGGTTGAAAGCTACTCTGAAATTGGGAGGGAAATCAACTCACCTTGCACTTGTGGACCGCTCGCTCCCCTCTCCGGATGCGCGGCTACGCAAGCACGCTCGAGCACACTAGGATGTGTCGCCTTCCGCTGGCCGCCCGGGCGGCCGCCCGACGACGACGAGCCGCTGCTCCCCCTCACACGCTGCGGCCGAGGTTTGGTCTGCCGTCTGCGACTGCGAATGCGGCGGGGATTGGAGGACTGCGGCGAGGACATTGGCCGGCCGAATTCGGCTTCGGCCTCAGTCACCCTGCAACGGGCCAACGTCGACGAAGAAGGCCCAACTAAGCTACTGCGTGGAGGTCGGCCCAGTTTTTGATCTTTTATAAGTCTATTTTCTAAATTTTAACCATCGACCCTCACTTGGGTTCAATTTAAGCCATCAAACTCGGGTCATTcaaatttgtcaaaaaaaaaaaaactcgggtCATTCAAATTTGAAAACTAAACAACTTTAGCCCTTTaccttttaaaaaaaactttagcCCTCGGCCGGTTGTAGACGTCGTTTTGCCTTTATATTTGTTCTTCGAAACCAGCCGATGACCCCTttccccgttcgcttgtctgaattctggaggaatctggatggtttggaggaatgctggatgaatttgtaagagaaaaacactgttccggatgaaaaaataagcggatcaagtcaagtttaagggcacgcgaacggagcTGTATGCTCCTCAATTTTGCCTATACTATACGTTGCTACTGGCTACGACCAAAATAACTGAGCAGCAGAGACTCTTTGTAAAGTACGAATTTTATAGACATCGAACAAGAATTTCACATAGTTCATTTTTATAGAAAAAACACAAAAAACAATAAAAGTTCTAATGTTCCAAAGGAAGGGCCCTCAATCTTCAACGTAACCAATATTAGTAAAAATATATAGCAACAGAGCCATACCATTTGCCTTAAACAATATTCATGCTCATTGTAAATATTCCAGAGTACACAAACGAATTCTTGGACATCAATGGTCTAAACATAATAGAACATACGTATAGATAACTGTAAAAAAGTGTTATCAGCACTGTTCACTCATTGTGATTCGTAATAATctaaacttgtttttgtagcattTGGAAAGTGCAAAGGTTCTCACAATATGAGTTTTTTATTCATTTGGAACCTGTAAAAGGAGAAAAATAATCGTAAGAATTGAGAAAATTTAGAATATTCACACTACACTTTTAGGCAAGTTGAAGGCAACTGGAACGCTTGAAAACATGACCATTGCTACATATAggaaatttttctttttttagaacaCATGTAGATGACTTGATATTGCAATAATGTTATCCTATACTCTGAAGTAGAGGCGATTCTGATATATTTGATACTGAACAGCAATGATGTTATTAATTCAAGGAAAATAGCTGAACTGCACTTCCTGTAACCAAAGGAATCAATGTACCAATGTCCTTTTTCATTTGGCAACATAGATTTCTTCGATTTTTCAATCACAAAAAAGCCACTAGTGATTCAAGAATAAAATTAATCCCCTATCGAATCATTAATCTCAAAGTCTATTTTTGTTCATGTCATCACTTTTAAGTAGTTTGACAACTTGGAGACTTTGTAAGAAAGTGACAAGGTCAACCCTAGGAAATATATTGAGCACACCACTCAAATAATAAACACTccttcctaatcatatttctataTAAATCCTCCTTATTCTAAATCAACCTTTTCCAAACAACATGATGAAACTTGAGGTACCAGTGCCAGCTCCAGCGCGTACAAGCTCAGCATAAAAGCAAACCACCAAATTCCTAGGTAGCGCAAACATGCATTTATAGATCCCCTAGCCAAAGAGATACAACGGAGGGAGGACATAATTTTTCATACTTTAATACTTTCTCCATTTCAATTTTGgcaaattataaaacgttttgtTTTTTCTAGACACATAGctctatgcacttagatatacattatgtctagatacattgtgatgtatctagaaaaaccaaaacgtcttgTAAATTGAAATAGAGAGAGTATTAGATATATAGATATTAATGCTTTGGCCCTCTTAATATATTTATCCTACGTTTCATAGGGCGGGCACGGAAGATGAATCATGATGCACTGCAGTACCCCAGTCAGACCCATGACCCCGGACCGATAGCTTTTATACATACCCCACATTTATCCTTTGCCTGTGATTTTGCATTGGTATAAGCCCAAAATGCATGCCAGCTACACAGGATGTACTAAATCAGGTGACCAAAGTGCTTCGTCTCCAATTCAAATTAGCAGAAGTAAGAGCATCTTTTGAGCCATTAGGTCTCGTAAGGAGTAGCACATGCCATCATATACAACACTCATATATGTCTGAAAATTGGGAACATGTATAGAATGCTAGATACCGATTAGGGCTTATTATAGGTGAAAGCCATATCCCAGCAGCCTGAAGATCAAATTTAGGGGCATATAGAACCGTGTGTCTCTCCATACTCATCCTCTAGTTCCTTGTGGATCTTATTGCACTCTTTCCCGCTTTTAtatttcatcatcatcatggatGAACTGCAAAATGAATATCATTACTGTGTGAAAGAAGGGGGAAAAATACTGTgtgaaagaaggaaaaaaaacaatCAATCATTTATATACTACAAAACATCGAATGTGATGGTATTAACTTAGCACTGCTACTGAACGCCTTCTGTTCAAAGTTGCCATAAATTTCACCCACATCTGCCTTGGTTTGTGTAACCAAGTATATATACAAATATAACAGAGGAAGCAAAAGAAACACTTGAAGCTTAACATCTGGTAACACTAGCAAGGTACCAAAACTTTCAAGTTTCAACCAAGTTATCAAAAACATTAGTTACAAAAAGGACCTCAAAATCTAAGCACTAATTTTTTTGAAAGCAAGAGCTAATCATGTATCAGAATACAAGACATTTCTTTTGATGGAATATATTACGCTATCTaaaacaccatatgatgattgcCATAATCTTCAGTTTCCTATGAAATTTCAAATTTCTAATATCCCTTCAGCTAGTAAATTTAAAAGGGAAATATTTTCTAAACAAATGATTGCACCAAAACAGATTCCACTTTACAAAATCAGGAGCTAATAACCATATTGTTCCAATTTCCAAGAAGTATTGCATGCCTTAAGCTAATAATTGAATGGCTGACAGTGTTATACAGTCGGCTAGTCAACAACCAGTCTGGCTAATAGGGCCTAGTCAGTCCTGGTCATCCTGTACATTCCACGACATATACTATAGAGTACAACTGTATGAATCAAGCAGCAAGGGTATAAAATAACTAGAAGTTGGTCACTTACTTGTGAAAGTACTCCTCCATTGTCGAGAACTCCAGATCCTAGTCCAAATCTCCACGTTCTTACCGATTTGGTGAAACAAGGAAATCAGAAAGGAGCAACAATATGTAGTAGATCACAACCGCACAAGAGAATCAgcacataaacataataaaatAGGTACCATAGCAGCCAGCATGAGCATACATGAGTAAACAAACAATGTCATCAAATGATAAAAAGCTTAAGTGCTCAGCTGACAACACATCAACATTAAGTAGTCCAACACAAATAGCAAGGCTACCATCTATTGATCTAAATAAGCAAATCAACATTCAAATGAAAGCTGCCTGCATCTCCAGCTATTGCAGGTCCACTAGAGTCTTCATCCTGTTCCATTCCTGCTTCAGAATCAGATTCAACTTGCTGCTCTTGTGCTACATCTCTCCTACCATGGTCACTGTCATCTTCTTTAGTGATGTCTGGAGCAGCTGCTGTGTTCCTTGGACGCTTCCTCCTCCTAGCATAAGTCTGGCTGACAGAGGCTGCTGCATGAGCAGCAGTAGCCCTAGGCAAGTTACGACCTCGTAGGCTCTCAGTTGCTCCAATAGTTTCATGCACATTAGCCCAAGTCAACTCATTACCATGAGCTGCATGAACCGACTCACAATTTTCATCCTCCCATTCATTTTCCCATTCAAATTCTTCAAGCAAGAGGGGGTTGCATATCTTTCCTTTGGAGCCAAGCTCTCTAGTTTTTTTAAACTTATTTGACATCTTTCAGTTGTAACTAACATATACCAATTTAGTTAACCTCTTATACTCCAATCTGTTTCTCTTTCTGTTGTGGACCTGCACAAAAAACACTGTAAAATCACAATCTGTAAGCAATATTGCTACAAAACTCAAATTACTCAGTAGTAGTAATTACATTGGCAAAAGTACTCCAATCACGCTGACAACCAGATGTTGAACAACAAAGACTGGTTATTCTTTTTGCTAAACTTTGGAGCTCATACGCTAGGCCACAAAATGAACCCCACCAAAGGACTGCAACATATTTTGATATTAATCAGTTCATTATAACCAAAGAGAAGCTTGAGAAGGTAAAGAAACTTTAGTTGGGAAAACTTACATGGGCTTCTTTTATCTCTATGGCTTATGACTACTGGCCTTGAGAAGCAATCACCTTCGGACCTCTCATACTCATAAGCCTGCTTGCTAATCTTGGTCAGttcattgtcatcaatcaccatcTTCCATAAAACATCGTTGAACATGGACCTTAGCCTTGCAGCTTGTCTCTTGTCCTTTTCCCTTATGGCAAAAAACTTGGATGGGTTCAAGAATAGAGATGCCCCATACAACTATTGCTCCATTTGGTTTTCCCACCTCTTCTCATAGCACACCATTACCTCTTTAAGTAAATCTAGATTCTCTTTTAAAGCATCTTTGATGGAGCTCTTTGCAACATCCATGGCTGTCATAATCTCAGGAGCTGTGGGTGTGTCATCTCTGCCTGCTATCCTTAGAGCAATGAGAAGTGGTTGAGAAGCTCTTAGGCAATTTTCCACTCTAGTCCAAAATGGCATTGAAAGGACAATATTTTCAGCTTGTTTGCCTTCAAAAGTAGTAGACAAGTTGTTAGCATGCCATTCATCACTAACAAATAAGTTTCTCAGACCATTCTTGTGCTTATACATGCTTGCCAATGTGAGGTACGAAGTAGCAAAGCGAGTCACAGCTGGCCTTACAAGATCTGCACCTAATTTCTGTCTTGTTTGATCAAGAAGCCTATCATGTTTGTAGAGAAATCTGCACACTATCTTTGCCTCATTGATGGCAGTACAGAAATCCTTTATTTCGCCAATGTCCTGCAACATCAAATTCAAGCAATGGGCAACACAAGGTGTCCAAAACAAATGTGGGATCCTCCCCATTAGGATCCTTCCTGCTGCCTTGAAATTGACCCCATTGTCAGTGACAACCTGCACCACATATTCCTTCCCAATCTTGTCAACTTGCTTTTCCAACAAATCTGCTAACATCTGTGCATCTACCATCTCACTTGTAGCATCCACTGATCCCACAAAAAAGGTCCCTGCTGGACTATTGGCAAGAAATCTGATGAGGTGGCGATGACTAGTATTAGTCCAACCATCTGACATGAGTGTGCAACCATATTCTTTCCAAGCTTCCTCGTGCTTCTTCCTCAGTTCTGTTGTCCTGTTGACAGCCCTTTCAAGCAAAGGTTCCCTAATCTCACGGTATGTTGGTGAGTGGTAACCAAGACCATATTGCCCAATGGACTCAAGCATAATCTCCTAGCTTCTCGAGTTAATGACGTTGAGAGGTATGGCATTTTCATAGAAGAAATCAGCAACATGGTCATCAACAACCTGTTTGGCCTCCTTGTCTTTTTCTGTGTAGTGCTCTAGAGTCAGTTGAGATGTCTTCGATCTATGCCTTTCTGCAACtacctcttctgatgtcttgcaTAGCATGGCACTGACTGACTTGGATGCCTTTTGAGTTTGTGGTCTAGGTGGAACAGCAGCAGCAAAAGAAGTGATGGAAGCTTGAGCAATTTTTGTTATTTCCTGCTTAACCTTTGTCCCCAAACTTGGTACTCTTACTGGTTCAGCTTCAGTAGCTTGTTCACCTTCACTCTCTTCATTTGCATCTTGTTCTTGTTCACCATCTTTGGCCACTTGCACAAATACAGTCCTTGTGTTCTTCTTTAGGTAATCATGCATCTCTTCCCTAACTAGTTCAGGTGCTTTTGGGCACTTTTTTGCATTCACATAACCGCCAGCAAGGTGCTGCTTGAACCTTCTTATTCTTGCAGGAACTATCTTCTTACAAAATACACACTGCACAAAATCCTTCTTCATAGGATCTGGCCACCACCCATACTTTTATCCTAGGTCTTGAGATCGAGCCTTTCTCTTGGGATCTTGAGCTTGGGTAGCAAGATCTGATGGCAGCACTGCTATTGCCTTTTCAATAAGGGTTGAAACATCTGGAGCAGCTGAGGAAGCTGAGGCAGCAGCACCTGATGGAACACTTGAATCTGCAGCGGCTGAACCTCCCTCAGGGTCAGGCATGGTCACTTCAACCACGAGCTACCTCGTTCAACCCAATTAATAGATGACCAGATAACATTGGTGGCTGATGCACCTGAACATTAGAAACAAACACATGGCAATATCAGGATATCTGACCTATTAAATTACCAAATGGATAAAAACAGCCTAGTTAACAACAGTTCTTTAACCACCAAAAGGAAATGTTATTAGTTATTGAAGAGTAAcagggcgtacccagtgtagagagctcccgctctgtgcggggtcataggaagggtgtcagtggcaagccttaccctcgccggtgcaatgcgaggagaccgcgactcgaacccaggcggtaagactctaccgcttgcaccaggcccgtccTTCATTGAAGAGGAACAGAATGGACAATTATATATACAGGAGGTGTACTGAGCAGTACAGCTGCTTGAGAGATAACTGATAGTGTGAAAGCTATCACAATTCAGTACCCAAGATGTAATTGTAACTTTTCTTAAGATCAATGATTGGAAAGTTGCAATCAAACATCAATGAACACAAAACAAGCAATTGCGATTTATTCAGTTAGAGAATGACCAAAACTAACCCTGCTACCATGAGTATTATAACCACCAAGACGCAAGGTAACTCAGTATTCAAGGGTAAGCAAAAAGGAAGTAACTTGCGAAGAATAGCAACAACAGCTTGTGAATCTTCAATCAATTGAGTACCACACTCAGTTCACTAAACGTTATGGCTTATATTTCTTACATGATTTTTGATAATCTTCCTCTGTTTGACATCTTCGTTAGCTGCCATAGCAAATTCTTTCTTTAAGTTTTTGCGAGGAAGCTGCCATAGCAAATTAAATGTGCTTGATCTGTATTACAACAGTCAACTAGCAAGGGATAAggccagagagagagaggggagggagggaaTAGCAAACAGGTGCTGTAATAATTTGAGCCCTTCCTATATGAAATGAAAAGAGTTGCACAAAAAACAAATTCCATTAACTTTTGTTCATAAAGAACACCAAACACTAAACCATTGGTCAGGGATAGACATGGTCTAACCATACGTGACTTCTATACCTTAGCTTTTATGCAACCAGAGGTGAACCAAACTTTTATTGCTCTTATTCCTAAGAAAATG encodes:
- the LOC136476161 gene encoding uncharacterized protein, yielding MLESIGQYGLGYHSPTYREIREPLLERAVNRTTELRKKHEEAWKEYGCTLMSDGWTNTSHRHLIRFLANSPAGTFFVGSVDATSEMVDAQMLADLLEKQVDKIGKEYVVQVVTDNGVNFKAAGRILMGRIPHLFWTPCVAHCLNLMLQDIGEIKDFCTAINEAKIVCRFLYKHDRLLDQTRQKLGADLVRPAVTRFATSYLTLASMYKHKNGLRNLFVSDEWHANNLSTTFEGKQAENIVLSMPFWTRVENCLRASQPLLIALRIAGRDDTPTAPEIMTAMDVAKSSIKDALKENLDLLKEVMVCYEKRWENQMEQ